In Alosa sapidissima isolate fAloSap1 chromosome 5, fAloSap1.pri, whole genome shotgun sequence, the genomic stretch CACTCAAGACAAGGTTCATCTCGTGGATCTCTCAAGAGACCCAAAAGATCTGAACTCAACTTTCTTCCTGACCATCCTGTTGGTTTGGATGAAGAAGAATTGGAGAAGGAAAGGTCATCGATGGAGGAAGAAGTGAAAAAGAGAAATTTGAGCTTGACTGTTTTGAATGCAATGATGGAGACAACATTTTCCTTGAGGAGAAAAGAAATTGTGCAGGATCAGCCGCTGGTGTCAACAATCAAGCAAAGATGGCCAGGACTGTTTTTTGAGGAGGAGGTAAGTCATTTTCCCCTCTGTCAGCATTGGAATTGAATGAAATCTTGAAATCATTTGCTTTGCTTTTACTTGTTTGCTTCTGAATCTCATTACCCACAGGTTTGTGCTGAATTCTTCCGCATCAACCGTATTGACCTGAAGTCAACATTCCTGACATCGCTGGACAATCACACCCAGGGGTTCCTGAAGATGTACAGAGCCAAAGCAAGACAGGGAAGGTGGAACGACTTGGATGAACTTCTGGAGAAACTGGATGCCCAGGTATGTTAATCATTTCATATATAATATAACAGTGTTAAACAGTGTAAAATATAATTTACTGATACCTGTTTAAGAGAAGAAACTGCCAACTGCTTACTGCTCCACAAAAACTTCACTGTAAAACTCAACATTTTAATTGCAAGGTCTCTGTCAATTGAGTTGATACCTTTGTCTTGTGACATTTATCCATTGCTCATTATGTGAGCAATAGAATTACATTGTATGATCAGAATGTGTCAAAAAAGGTTCCATGTATACCTGATGTTGTTGATCTACAATACAGGTAAAAATCCCACAAATACATATAAGTTGTAGAAATGTGAGGGGGAAATGGTGTACAAGAATATCACAAATATAAGGATGCTATAAATGGTGTTTAGAGATGGTGGCTTATTTTTTGTATGTGGGATGTCACATGTATTGTTTACATTATCTTATTTACATGGGGTGCACATGGAACCTCATGGAACCACATCATGTATGCATTACACAGAAAGATTCTGGTGTAGTATTAAGCTGTTTTTCTCCTATCATATAGCTCCATTTGACCAGCACCTACATACACTACTGTGCAAAATTGACTAATTTCACCATTGGTTCATCTTGACCAGCACAGTATGTTTGAGAACTATTTTAGGACTGTTAGAAAACCACTCTCAATATCTAACTTAAGTAGACTCTGGGAATGTTATTCCAATAGTCTGGGATCTGCATACTTAGCACTTGTAAGCTGATTAACTGTCGCAGATTGTAATCTTAATGCATTTCCGGTAACTATTTCATGAAGTTGGTTGTAATGAAGCCCAATGGTGAAAGGAGTAAGTCATCCTAAACTGTTGCATGGTAGAGTAGATGTGTGTAACCTCTGTGAATTAGGTGACTTAATAATGTCTTTCTGATGacctgtcttttttttgcagACCACAGATCTAACTACTTATAGAAGGTCTGCTGTTCTTCGTGGTCTTCCCCTGTACTTGAGAGAGCCAGCTTCAATTTCAAAGACTATTAAGGTAATTAATTTGAAAACTATATGGTATTACTGTTTGAGATGCAGTAATGATTGCATAAGACATTATGCTTTCAGTCTGACACTAAGTGTCATTTATTGTGTTTCACAGGATACTGAAGCACTGGGGCCACACACAAAGGCCATGAAAATGGGGATCCTGGAAGTAACTGACAGTTCTACCAACTCAGGACCATATCCCACAGTGGTCAATGTGGCTGTAGTACTGGAGGAGGAAGTAGTCATGGACAATCTGGGAGACTTCACAAATGCCCTCATGATGCTCTTTGGTCTGCTTTATGCTCTAAATATGGAGTACCCTAATGACTTAAGGTACACATTCGAGGCAGTCCAGAAGATTCTCTTAAACCTGGGAAAAGAGTGCACAGCAAGGATCCAGTCCTTTAAGAACAAGTTATTACAGGTGTAATGGTCATTACAGTACGTGTTAATTGCCAGTCATTGAGGTATTTTGAGGTATCAAAGGTTTCATGGTTCTCTTAAATGGCAGTGACCTTTTTTTGTTGAATTTTTGTAACTGTTCTGGAACATGTCACAAATCATTTTGAACCAATTTTACACCTTCCTTATGTGTTTGTTGAAAACATGACAATATGTGGAGAGCAGTGCTTACCTTTTTCCCCTTTTCCCTGTTCCCCCACGCTGCAGTTTATTTCCGAGTAATTTGAATTTCAGAGAGAAtatctaatttttttttttaaccatatTTGAGTTTATGCTGATATTTGATTTGTAAAGCAG encodes the following:
- the LOC121709376 gene encoding uncharacterized protein LOC121709376 — encoded protein: METMLLRVILSPDNIRKLSIPTPSSIEELSAVLCEKLQIMGSFVIQYEDPDFNNELCTLHDITELPKDKATLRIHWEVVLSPVVDDAHLSDFTVDTASMTSTQSSASSPHPASPPYPASPPSTSRLKQWPSTFPVPSFSYDVELRLKKANEDLQENGTALIVPRYMKMNILDKLAETVYSYKAYTKDSDIEKVASALVEKHPCLKDAGSDTTGCEAWKMSLKFKMANYRQKLRNAGCSEMVVNTHSRQGSSRGSLKRPKRSELNFLPDHPVGLDEEELEKERSSMEEEVKKRNLSLTVLNAMMETTFSLRRKEIVQDQPLVSTIKQRWPGLFFEEEVCAEFFRINRIDLKSTFLTSLDNHTQGFLKMYRAKARQGRWNDLDELLEKLDAQTTDLTTYRRSAVLRGLPLYLREPASISKTIKDTEALGPHTKAMKMGILEVTDSSTNSGPYPTVVNVAVVLEEEVVMDNLGDFTNALMMLFGLLYALNMEYPNDLRYTFEAVQKILLNLGKECTARIQSFKNKLLQV